One window of the Streptomyces sp. TS71-3 genome contains the following:
- a CDS encoding helix-turn-helix transcriptional regulator, with product MAAAAFCRSHARIPYREPGQRTRDRYALTDQGLQLLTALFALMEWGDRHLAPEGGPVRLRHRDCGAMVHVGLRCNQGHGVDADDIDVVPGPSLEKSFGDMP from the coding sequence GTGGCGGCCGCTGCCTTCTGCCGGAGCCACGCCAGGATCCCGTACCGCGAGCCCGGTCAGCGCACCCGGGACCGGTACGCGCTGACCGACCAGGGCCTCCAGCTGCTGACCGCCCTCTTCGCGCTCATGGAGTGGGGTGACCGCCACCTCGCGCCCGAAGGCGGTCCGGTCCGCCTGCGCCATCGCGACTGCGGCGCCATGGTCCACGTCGGTCTGCGCTGCAACCAGGGCCACGGCGTGGACGCCGACGACATCGACGTCGTTCCGGGGCCGTCCCTGGAGAAGTCCTTCGGCGACATGCCGTAA
- a CDS encoding response regulator, which translates to MMEVLVVDDDFHVAEVNAAYVGKVPGFHVMGTAHTALQALHVLERDRVDLLLLDHYLPDRTGLDLVRGMRQRGMRSDVIMVTAAQDVEVVEAALRYGVLHYLVKPFTFEGLRSRLESYAELRRALRDASARTATGQPGQAGQTGQRQIDRIFGTVRTPSSASTAPAKGWSGPTVDLICQVVARAESPLSAQEVAARAGISRSTAQRYLRYLQDNGSLELSLRYGDAGRPEHRYAAPPPPADRTQPPQGRASSP; encoded by the coding sequence ATGATGGAAGTTCTTGTGGTCGACGACGACTTCCACGTCGCGGAGGTCAACGCGGCCTATGTGGGCAAGGTGCCGGGCTTCCACGTCATGGGCACCGCCCACACCGCCCTGCAGGCCCTGCACGTGCTGGAGCGCGACCGGGTCGACCTCCTGCTGCTGGACCACTACCTGCCCGACCGGACCGGCCTCGACCTGGTGCGCGGCATGCGGCAGCGGGGCATGCGCAGCGACGTCATCATGGTCACCGCCGCGCAGGACGTGGAGGTCGTCGAGGCCGCCCTGCGCTACGGCGTGCTGCACTATCTCGTCAAGCCGTTCACCTTCGAGGGCCTGCGCTCCCGGCTGGAGAGCTACGCCGAGCTGCGGCGCGCCCTCCGGGACGCGAGCGCGCGCACCGCGACGGGGCAGCCGGGACAGGCCGGGCAGACGGGGCAGCGGCAGATCGACCGCATCTTCGGCACGGTACGGACCCCGTCGAGCGCGTCCACCGCGCCGGCCAAGGGCTGGTCCGGGCCGACCGTGGACCTCATCTGCCAGGTCGTCGCGCGGGCCGAGAGCCCCCTGTCGGCCCAGGAGGTCGCGGCCCGCGCGGGGATCAGCCGCTCGACGGCGCAGCGCTACCTGCGCTACCTCCAGGACAACGGGTCCCTGGAACTCTCGCTGCGCTACGGCGACGCCGGCCGGCCCGAACACCGCTACGCGGCCCCGCCGCCGCCCGCCGACCGCACGCAGCCGCCGCAGGGGCGGGCGTCCAGTCCGTAG
- a CDS encoding sensor histidine kinase, producing the protein MARLRIGWPRQVFAQVLIAQLLITTGVLLLLTGLFLQPLRTQLDDQAEHQALAIAQTTAADPDIAAGLLTSDPSPLGPVQRQTERTREATGALYVVVMDMRGIRWSHTDVRQIGHLVSTDPSIPLHGHVVLQVDRGTLGTSARAKVPLRDGGGRMIGAVSVGIAYSGVRDRLLAALPGLLRYAGTALAVGACAAFLVSRTLRKRTHGVSVGDISALLSEREAMLHAVREGIIALDDRERVRLVNDEAARLLAIEGDAEGRDLDEILPPGRSRDVIAGQVTGRDLLTVRGNRVLIANRMPTPDGGSVVTLRDRTEVELLGRELDSIKGLLDALRAQDHEHANRLHTVLGFLELDMPDRARDYVAGLTSARRALAEEISERVRMPMVSALLVGKSAIASERGVSLRLSDRTHLPTGLIDARDIVTVLGNLIDNALDVVGGGQAGARSVVEVEAFVEADTVVIRVSDNGPGVPVELRNTIFQEGWTTKASPTHRGRGLGLAMVRSLAERYGGTARVAARAGGGSVFTVTFPDIVAGPPPAPPQPVLTGEPS; encoded by the coding sequence GTGGCCCGATTGCGCATCGGCTGGCCGAGGCAGGTCTTCGCCCAGGTGCTGATCGCCCAGCTCCTCATCACCACGGGCGTCCTGCTCCTGCTGACCGGGCTGTTCCTCCAGCCGCTGCGCACCCAGCTCGACGACCAGGCCGAGCACCAGGCGCTGGCCATCGCCCAGACCACCGCGGCCGATCCGGACATCGCCGCGGGGCTGCTGACGAGCGATCCCAGCCCGCTGGGCCCCGTGCAGCGGCAGACCGAACGCACCCGTGAGGCGACGGGGGCCCTGTATGTCGTGGTCATGGACATGCGCGGGATCCGCTGGTCCCACACGGACGTGCGGCAGATCGGCCACCTCGTGTCGACGGATCCCTCCATCCCGTTGCACGGGCACGTCGTCCTCCAGGTCGACCGGGGAACCCTCGGCACCTCGGCGCGGGCGAAGGTGCCGCTGCGCGACGGCGGCGGCCGGATGATCGGCGCGGTGTCGGTGGGGATCGCCTACTCCGGTGTGCGGGACCGCCTGCTCGCGGCCCTGCCCGGGCTGCTGCGGTACGCGGGCACGGCACTCGCCGTCGGCGCCTGTGCCGCGTTCCTGGTGTCCCGCACCCTGCGCAAGCGCACGCACGGCGTCTCGGTCGGCGACATCTCCGCGCTGCTCTCGGAGCGCGAGGCCATGCTGCACGCCGTGCGTGAGGGCATCATCGCCCTCGACGACCGCGAGCGGGTCCGCCTGGTGAACGACGAGGCGGCGCGCCTGCTCGCCATCGAGGGCGACGCCGAGGGGCGCGACCTCGACGAGATCCTTCCGCCGGGGCGCTCCCGCGACGTGATCGCCGGGCAGGTCACGGGCCGCGACCTGCTCACCGTGCGCGGGAACCGCGTGCTGATCGCCAACCGGATGCCGACCCCGGACGGCGGCTCGGTCGTCACCCTGCGGGATCGGACCGAGGTCGAGCTGCTCGGCAGGGAGCTGGACTCCATCAAGGGCCTGCTGGACGCCCTGCGGGCCCAGGACCACGAGCACGCCAACCGCCTGCACACGGTGCTCGGCTTCCTCGAACTGGACATGCCCGACCGGGCCCGCGACTACGTCGCCGGGCTCACGAGCGCCCGCCGCGCCTTGGCCGAGGAGATCTCCGAACGCGTCCGCATGCCGATGGTCTCCGCCCTGCTGGTCGGCAAGTCCGCCATCGCCTCGGAACGCGGGGTGAGCCTGCGGCTGTCCGACCGGACCCACCTGCCCACGGGTCTGATCGACGCGCGGGACATCGTGACCGTGCTGGGCAACCTGATCGACAACGCCCTGGACGTGGTGGGCGGCGGGCAGGCCGGGGCCCGGTCCGTGGTCGAGGTGGAGGCCTTCGTGGAAGCCGACACGGTCGTGATCCGCGTCAGCGACAACGGCCCGGGGGTTCCGGTGGAACTGCGCAACACCATCTTTCAGGAGGGCTGGACAACCAAGGCGTCCCCGACCCATCGTGGCCGTGGCCTCGGACTGGCCATGGTCCGCAGCCTCGCCGAACGCTACGGCGGAACGGCCCGCGTGGCCGCCCGGGCCGGCGGCGGCTCCGTCTTCACCGTCACGTTCCCCGACATCGTCGCCGGCCCGCCGCCCGCACCGCCTCAGCCCGTCCTGACAGGAGAGCCGTCATGA
- a CDS encoding ABC transporter ATP-binding protein has translation MTSPSSPAIELRGVRKAFRTPSGGSHTAVRDLDLIVQQGEFVAVVGPTGCGKSTTLTLVSGLEEPTDGEVMLSGTPVRGIDERVGFVFQQDAVFPWRTVLSNVMAGPRFRGAPKADAKERAREWLARVGLTAFEDRYPHQLSGGQRKRVALASTFVNDPSILLMDEPFSALDVQTRALMSDELMELWAGTGSSVVFVTHDLEESIALADKVVVMTAGPATVKEIFTIDLPRPRRVESVRLEPHFVEIYREIWSSLGEEVRITRERGAQNVA, from the coding sequence ATGACAAGCCCATCGAGTCCGGCCATCGAACTGCGCGGAGTCCGCAAGGCCTTCCGGACGCCGTCCGGTGGCTCACACACCGCCGTGCGCGACCTCGACCTCATCGTGCAGCAAGGAGAGTTCGTCGCCGTCGTCGGCCCCACCGGTTGCGGGAAGTCGACCACCCTCACCCTGGTCAGCGGCCTCGAGGAGCCGACCGACGGCGAGGTGATGCTGTCCGGCACGCCGGTGCGCGGCATCGACGAGCGGGTCGGCTTCGTCTTCCAGCAGGACGCCGTCTTTCCCTGGCGCACCGTCCTGTCCAACGTGATGGCGGGCCCCCGGTTCCGGGGCGCGCCCAAGGCGGACGCCAAGGAGCGGGCCCGCGAGTGGCTGGCCCGCGTCGGCCTGACCGCCTTCGAGGACCGCTACCCCCACCAGCTCTCCGGCGGCCAGCGCAAGCGCGTCGCGCTCGCCTCGACGTTCGTCAACGACCCGTCGATCCTGCTCATGGACGAGCCGTTCTCCGCCCTCGACGTGCAGACCCGCGCCCTGATGTCGGACGAGCTGATGGAGCTGTGGGCGGGCACCGGATCCTCGGTCGTGTTCGTCACCCACGACCTGGAGGAGTCCATCGCGCTCGCCGACAAGGTCGTCGTGATGACCGCCGGCCCCGCGACCGTGAAGGAGATCTTCACCATCGACCTCCCGCGCCCCCGCCGCGTCGAGTCCGTCCGCCTGGAGCCGCACTTCGTCGAGATCTACCGGGAGATCTGGTCGTCCCTGGGCGAAGAGGTCCGCATCACCCGTGAAAGGGGTGCCCAGAATGTCGCCTGA
- a CDS encoding ABC transporter permease, translated as MSPDTHTATAPEAAAKPGRSEERSRAARRRRVVVLFCRAALLVLVLGIWEWFSRSGIIDPFNFSMPSKIWGQIQQWLLHGTPQGSLGEQIWYTLYEALLGWVIGVFGGVVLGIALGRVRFLADVMGPYIKVLNALPRIVLAPIFLIWFGLGPASKVASAVVLVFFPVFFNAFQGAREVDRHLIDNARILGARDRQVTFQVVIPAATSWIFTSLHVSFGFALIGAIVGEYIGATKGIGLLVSASQGTFNSAGVYAAMVILAVVALLAEGLLTFMENRLFRWKPADSEAR; from the coding sequence ATGTCGCCTGACACCCACACCGCGACCGCACCCGAGGCCGCCGCCAAGCCCGGACGCTCCGAGGAGCGCAGCCGCGCCGCACGCCGGCGCCGCGTCGTCGTCCTCTTCTGCCGCGCCGCCCTCCTCGTCCTCGTCCTCGGCATCTGGGAGTGGTTCTCCCGCTCGGGGATCATCGACCCGTTCAACTTCTCGATGCCCTCGAAGATCTGGGGCCAGATCCAGCAGTGGCTCCTGCACGGCACCCCGCAGGGATCGCTGGGCGAGCAGATCTGGTACACCCTCTACGAAGCGCTGCTCGGCTGGGTCATCGGCGTGTTCGGCGGAGTCGTGCTGGGCATCGCGCTGGGCCGCGTCCGGTTCCTCGCCGACGTCATGGGCCCCTACATCAAGGTCCTCAACGCCCTGCCGCGCATCGTCCTCGCCCCGATCTTCCTCATCTGGTTCGGCCTGGGGCCGGCGTCCAAGGTCGCCTCCGCGGTCGTCCTCGTCTTCTTCCCGGTCTTCTTCAACGCCTTCCAGGGCGCCCGGGAGGTCGACCGGCACCTCATCGACAACGCCCGCATCCTCGGGGCCCGCGACCGCCAGGTCACCTTCCAGGTCGTCATCCCCGCGGCCACCTCGTGGATCTTCACCAGCCTCCACGTGAGCTTCGGCTTCGCCCTCATCGGCGCCATCGTCGGCGAGTACATCGGAGCGACGAAGGGCATCGGGCTGCTCGTCTCCGCCTCCCAGGGCACCTTCAACTCCGCCGGTGTCTACGCGGCCATGGTCATCCTCGCCGTCGTCGCCCTGCTCGCCGAGGGCCTGCTCACCTTCATGGAGAACCGGCTGTTCCGCTGGAAGCCCGCCGACAGCGAGGCCCGCTGA
- a CDS encoding ABC transporter substrate-binding protein, giving the protein MTALAALAALSGCADEVSSHSSDGGGGGKGGKVKIMVGGIDKVIYLPAMLAQRLGYFKDEGLNIELLTEPAGIDATTSLIAGNVQGVVGFYDHTLDLQTKGKQVESVVQLAQTPGEVEIVSNKAAGGIKSPKDFAGKKLGVTGLGSSTDFLTKYLGVNAGVSTDQFTNVAVGAGQTFISALQKGSIDGGMTTDPTVAQILDKKLGKVLVDMRTPEGSQKALGGLYPSSSLYMNTDWANGHKDTVQKLANAFVRTLKWMSTHDAEEIAAKMPSDYAQGGQGLYAHAIDSTLPMFTKDGRMPADGPATVQRVLKSFNPNLKDATIDLKKTYTTEFTDKAH; this is encoded by the coding sequence ATGACCGCGCTCGCCGCCCTGGCCGCGCTGAGCGGCTGCGCCGACGAGGTGTCCTCGCACTCGTCGGACGGCGGCGGAGGCGGCAAGGGCGGCAAGGTGAAGATCATGGTGGGAGGCATCGACAAGGTCATCTACCTGCCCGCGATGCTGGCCCAGCGGCTCGGCTACTTCAAGGACGAGGGCCTCAACATCGAGCTCCTCACCGAGCCGGCCGGCATCGACGCCACCACGTCCCTGATCGCCGGGAACGTCCAGGGCGTCGTCGGTTTCTACGATCACACCCTCGACCTGCAGACGAAGGGCAAGCAGGTCGAGTCCGTGGTCCAGCTCGCCCAGACGCCGGGTGAGGTCGAGATCGTGTCCAACAAGGCGGCGGGCGGCATCAAGTCGCCCAAGGACTTCGCGGGCAAGAAGCTCGGCGTCACCGGCCTCGGATCCTCCACCGACTTCCTCACGAAGTACCTCGGTGTCAACGCCGGCGTCTCGACGGACCAGTTCACCAACGTCGCCGTCGGGGCCGGGCAGACCTTCATCTCCGCCCTCCAGAAGGGATCCATCGACGGCGGCATGACCACCGACCCGACCGTCGCCCAGATCCTCGACAAGAAGTTGGGCAAGGTCCTCGTCGACATGCGGACCCCGGAGGGATCCCAGAAGGCCCTCGGCGGGCTGTACCCGTCCTCCAGCCTCTACATGAACACGGACTGGGCGAACGGGCACAAGGACACCGTCCAGAAGCTCGCCAACGCCTTCGTGCGCACGCTCAAGTGGATGTCCACGCACGACGCCGAGGAGATCGCGGCGAAGATGCCCAGCGACTACGCGCAGGGCGGTCAGGGCCTGTACGCCCACGCGATCGACAGCACCCTGCCGATGTTCACCAAGGACGGCAGGATGCCGGCCGACGGACCGGCCACGGTGCAGCGGGTGCTGAAGTCCTTCAACCCGAACCTGAAGGACGCGACCATCGACCTGAAGAAGACGTACACCACCGAGTTCACGGACAAGGCCCACTGA
- a CDS encoding cyclase family protein encodes MPILQDLRDALASGQVEVVDLTAPLTADTPTLRLPPEFGQTAKFELEEISSYDARGPAWYWNNFRTGEHTGTHFDAPNHWVTGKDGEDVASVPPGRLIAPAVVLDYSAEVAENPDFLLEIEHVQAWQERHGPLPEGGWLLFRTGWDARSHEQEEFLNADEAGPHTPGLSVACARWLAEQSPVIGLGVETVGTDAGAAAGFDPMFPCHTMMHGAGKYGLTQLQNLARLPATGAMVVTGPLRIVGGSGSPVRALALVEH; translated from the coding sequence ATGCCGATCCTGCAGGACCTGCGCGACGCACTCGCGTCCGGGCAGGTGGAGGTCGTCGATCTCACCGCGCCCCTCACCGCGGACACCCCGACGCTGCGGTTGCCGCCGGAGTTCGGGCAGACCGCGAAGTTCGAGCTGGAGGAGATCAGCAGCTACGACGCGCGGGGTCCTGCCTGGTACTGGAACAACTTCCGTACCGGCGAGCACACCGGTACGCACTTCGACGCGCCCAACCACTGGGTCACCGGCAAGGACGGCGAGGACGTCGCCTCCGTCCCGCCGGGCCGGCTGATAGCGCCCGCGGTGGTGCTCGACTACTCCGCCGAGGTCGCGGAGAACCCCGACTTCCTCCTTGAGATCGAGCACGTCCAGGCGTGGCAGGAGCGGCACGGCCCGCTGCCCGAGGGCGGCTGGCTGCTGTTCCGCACCGGCTGGGACGCCCGCTCGCACGAGCAGGAGGAGTTCCTCAACGCCGACGAGGCCGGGCCGCACACGCCGGGCCTGTCGGTCGCGTGCGCGCGCTGGCTCGCCGAACAGTCGCCGGTGATCGGGCTCGGCGTCGAGACGGTCGGCACCGACGCGGGCGCCGCGGCCGGCTTCGATCCGATGTTCCCGTGCCACACGATGATGCACGGCGCCGGCAAGTACGGGCTGACGCAGTTGCAGAACCTCGCCCGGCTGCCGGCCACCGGCGCCATGGTGGTGACCGGCCCGCTGCGCATCGTCGGCGGCTCGGGCAGCCCGGTGCGGGCCCTGGCCCTCGTGGAGCACTGA
- a CDS encoding thiamine pyrophosphate-binding protein, with amino-acid sequence MDPIDPAAPVAPGNTVAGAVGSTLARLGVDHVFGVVGSGNFHLTNAMTAAGARFVAARHECGAVVMADGYTRMSGRLAAVSLHQGPGLTNAMTGIAEAAKSRTPLVVLAADVTEPRSNFHVDQHALATAVGATAMRVTAAESAVDTTVSAYRTAVTERRTVLLNLPLAVQEMPAAGPVALPAPPAGEPYATSGDELAALVEALRSAERPVFVAGRGARLPGSREALSDLAGACGALLATSAVAKGLFHGDPWSLDVSGGFATPLAAELITAADLIVGWGCALNMWTMRHGRLIGPDATVAQVDVDSHALGAHRDIHIGVHGPVIDTARAALEALGTAHTGYRTEAVRERIAAEGRWRDVPHDDDSTPDHIDPRALSAALDELLPAERVVSVDSGNFMGYPSAYLSVPDENGFCFTQAFQSIGLGLATAIGAALAQPSRLPVAALGDGGVLMGAAELETVARLGIPMLAVVYDDAGYGAEVHHFGPDGHDLATVRFPDTDIAAIARGNGWEAAQVRTVSDLGAVATWLAGDRSRPMLVDAKVTSAPSWWLEEAFRGH; translated from the coding sequence ATGGACCCCATCGACCCGGCGGCCCCCGTCGCCCCCGGGAACACCGTCGCCGGGGCCGTCGGCAGCACGCTGGCCCGGCTCGGCGTCGACCACGTCTTCGGCGTCGTCGGCTCCGGCAACTTCCACCTGACCAACGCGATGACGGCGGCCGGCGCGAGATTCGTCGCGGCACGGCACGAGTGCGGCGCGGTGGTCATGGCGGACGGGTACACGCGCATGAGCGGGCGCCTCGCCGCGGTGTCCCTGCACCAGGGCCCCGGCCTGACCAACGCCATGACGGGCATCGCCGAGGCGGCCAAGAGCCGCACGCCGCTCGTCGTGCTCGCCGCCGACGTGACGGAGCCGCGGTCCAACTTCCACGTCGACCAGCACGCGCTGGCCACCGCGGTGGGCGCGACGGCGATGCGCGTGACGGCGGCGGAGTCCGCGGTCGACACCACGGTGTCCGCGTACCGCACGGCGGTCACCGAGCGCCGCACCGTGCTGCTCAACCTGCCGCTCGCGGTACAGGAGATGCCGGCGGCCGGACCGGTCGCCCTGCCCGCGCCGCCCGCCGGCGAGCCCTACGCCACGTCCGGCGACGAGCTCGCCGCTCTGGTCGAGGCGTTGCGCAGCGCGGAACGTCCGGTCTTCGTCGCGGGCCGCGGGGCGCGACTGCCGGGCAGCCGTGAAGCGCTCAGCGACCTCGCGGGGGCGTGCGGCGCGCTGCTCGCGACGAGCGCCGTGGCGAAGGGCCTCTTCCACGGCGATCCGTGGTCGCTGGACGTCTCCGGCGGATTCGCCACACCGCTGGCCGCCGAGCTGATCACGGCCGCGGATCTCATCGTCGGCTGGGGCTGCGCGCTGAACATGTGGACGATGCGGCACGGCAGGCTGATCGGCCCGGACGCCACCGTCGCGCAGGTGGACGTCGACAGCCACGCGCTCGGCGCGCACCGCGACATCCACATCGGCGTGCACGGACCGGTCATCGACACCGCACGCGCCGCACTGGAGGCGCTGGGCACCGCGCACACCGGTTACCGCACCGAGGCCGTCCGCGAGCGGATCGCCGCCGAGGGACGCTGGCGCGACGTGCCCCACGACGACGACTCGACGCCCGACCACATCGACCCGCGGGCGCTGTCGGCGGCGCTCGACGAGCTGCTGCCCGCCGAGCGCGTCGTGTCCGTCGACTCCGGGAACTTCATGGGCTACCCGAGCGCGTACCTCTCGGTCCCCGACGAGAACGGGTTCTGCTTCACCCAGGCGTTCCAGTCGATCGGCCTCGGGCTCGCCACCGCGATAGGCGCGGCACTCGCGCAGCCGTCGCGCCTACCGGTGGCCGCGCTCGGGGACGGCGGCGTGCTGATGGGCGCGGCCGAGCTGGAGACCGTGGCACGGCTCGGCATCCCGATGCTCGCCGTGGTGTACGACGACGCCGGGTACGGGGCCGAGGTCCACCACTTCGGCCCGGACGGCCACGACCTGGCGACCGTCCGGTTCCCGGACACCGACATCGCCGCGATAGCGCGCGGCAACGGCTGGGAGGCGGCACAGGTGCGTACCGTGTCCGACCTCGGCGCCGTGGCCACCTGGCTGGCCGGTGACAGGAGCCGGCCCATGCTCGTCGACGCGAAGGTGACGAGCGCGCCGTCGTGGTGGCTGGAGGAGGCGTTCCGCGGCCACTGA